The following DNA comes from Candidatus Zixiibacteriota bacterium.
CCTTCCGCTCCCGGCGTCAGCACCAGATCGGCGCCGAAGGCCTTGAGCAGATTCCGCCGCTCGATCGACATGGTTTCCGGCATGTACAAGACCAGCTTGTAGCCTTTCATGGCGCAGACAAACGCCAGCGCGATGCCGGTGTTGCCGGAGGTCGGCTCGACGATGATCGTGTCGGCTTTGATCTTGCCCTGTCGCTCCGCCGCTTCGATCATCGCCAGCCCGATCCGGTCCTTGACTGACGAACACGGATTGAATGATTCCAACTTGCCCACGACCCGCCCCGGCAAACCCTTCGCCACGCGGTCCAAGTAGACCAGCGGCGTGTTGCCGATCAAATCGGTAATGCTGTTGGCAATTCTCATGATTTCTCTCCTGCTCCGCTAAATCCAGTACATCTCCGCTGCCAGCCCGGAGGAGCGGATAATATCTGCCAGCGTGATCGCCCGCAGGTTCTTGTGCAAAACTGCAAATTGCTCATTCATGATCGCCACCAGCGTTCCTCCAATCGGATCATCGGTCCCCACACGCTCAGTCACGGTCGCCGGCAGTACGAACTCGGCCGATCCTTCGCAAACCGTGATGATCTCTGCCAGCGATATCTCTTCCGGACTCCGCGACAACTGATAGCCACCGGCCGCTCCCCGCGTAGACTTGACAATCTCGGATGAACGCAGCCGGGAAAAGACCAACTCCAAGAATCGGATCGGCAGATTCTGCCGTGCCGCAATCTCACGCACCCCGATATACTTTCCGCGCGAATTCACCGCCAAGTATACCAAGGCGCTAATCCCGTAGTACGATCGATTGGTAATCATGTAAATCGAATATAGTTAGCACCTTAGACCTGTCAAGTGCAATTACACATATTCCGATAGGAAATCTTGTATAACGTCACTAACAAACACGACTCGGCCGGCCTTTATTCGTGGATTGTTTGGTAGATTTTGTATTGACATACGCAACTGCTGATTCTATCTTGTATCCGTACTCTGACATGTTCTGTCAGTGAGCCAATTCGTAAACTTAACTGCACGCATCAGTCTCATCTTCACGCCTCGCAACGGCACTGCTGTCCATTTCGGCATTCTCGCGGCGAACGCGTTCGCCTGAAAATATCACCTGCAACCGGTCCGCGGCGATCACCGAACTAGCCCAGGTTCGTCGTTGTCTCCTTCCGGACCGAAAACATTCTCAAAATTCTGGAGGTGCCTGATGCTCGTGCGACTATGGCTGTTTTGTTTCTTGCTCGTCTGGGTACTGCCTCTGCCGGTGCTGGCCGACTGGGATCCCGCCGACGGGCATAAAATGCACTTTCCGCAATTGCCCGATGAGATCGGCTGGGACGTCAACGCGACCCAACCTGTCGTGCTGGCTGATGACTGGCAATGCTCCGAAACCGGCTACGTTAAAGACATCCACTTTTGGGGTTCGTGGAAAGGCGGCCTCGAGGGCGCCATCCAGTCTTTCGTGCTCAGCATTCACGCCGACATTCCGGCCGAGCAAAGCCCCACCGGCTACAGCATGCCGGGCGCAACGCTCTGGGAATACACGGTCACCGATTTCGTTCCGGTGCCGATCGACCCACCGACCATGGAAGGCTGGTATGATCCGTCCACCGGGCTTGTCCTCAACAACGATCACGGCAATTACTACCAGTACAATGTGTTCTTGCCGCGCGAGCAATGGTTCTTCCAACAGGCAGGAACAATTTACTGGCTGAATATCTCTGCCATTGTCGTTGGCCCGCAGGATGTGCAGTGGGGCTGGAAATCGACGACCAATCATTGGAACGATGACGCCGTCTGGGCCAACTGGGGTTCGCTCAACTGGGTCGAGATGTACGAGCCGACAACCGGCCCGATTATCAACCCGTTCTTCATCAGCATCGATCCGGCCGGCAACTTCGCCGGCGGCGGTGGCGGCGGTGCTTACGGGGCCGGCTGGTATCACTATCCCAGCGGCTGGTGGAACATCTGGTTCTACGACGACCCGTTGAAATACAATTTCCAGAAGCATATTCACATCGACTGCTTCGCTTCGCCGATGGTGCCGACAATGCCGTCGAACCTGACCATCGCCATCAATTGGTCGACTGACGTGTGGTCCAACACGGGCAATCCCCCCGGTGATCGCCGGCCGCCGCTGCCGGGCGAGGATGAAGCCGCTTTCATCGGCCGGCAAATCATTTGGTCCGGCCCGGTCGCCATGGGACAGCAGATTGCCTGGGACGGTCCGGTCCCGGCCAACTACTGCCCGGAATGGGTCTCGGTCGATGTGCAAGGCTTCAACTTCATGATCGAGAGCGGCAATATCATGCACGATTGCCTCGATCAGCAATCGCTCGATCTGTCATTTGTCATCACCGGCGGCACCGATGTCTGCGAGTACTACAAGCCGCCATATCCCGACTATGCTCCCGTCGGCATGCCTGATTTCGATCAGAAGCAAAACGGCTGGATGGACCCGGTCGGCCAGCGTTGGTCGCACTGTGGCCCGGTCGCTCTT
Coding sequences within:
- a CDS encoding Rrf2 family transcriptional regulator, yielding MITNRSYYGISALVYLAVNSRGKYIGVREIAARQNLPIRFLELVFSRLRSSEIVKSTRGAAGGYQLSRSPEEISLAEIITVCEGSAEFVLPATVTERVGTDDPIGGTLVAIMNEQFAVLHKNLRAITLADIIRSSGLAAEMYWI
- a CDS encoding dockerin type I repeat-containing protein, whose protein sequence is MLVRLWLFCFLLVWVLPLPVLADWDPADGHKMHFPQLPDEIGWDVNATQPVVLADDWQCSETGYVKDIHFWGSWKGGLEGAIQSFVLSIHADIPAEQSPTGYSMPGATLWEYTVTDFVPVPIDPPTMEGWYDPSTGLVLNNDHGNYYQYNVFLPREQWFFQQAGTIYWLNISAIVVGPQDVQWGWKSTTNHWNDDAVWANWGSLNWVEMYEPTTGPIINPFFISIDPAGNFAGGGGGGAYGAGWYHYPSGWWNIWFYDDPLKYNFQKHIHIDCFASPMVPTMPSNLTIAINWSTDVWSNTGNPPGDRRPPLPGEDEAAFIGRQIIWSGPVAMGQQIAWDGPVPANYCPEWVSVDVQGFNFMIESGNIMHDCLDQQSLDLSFVITGGTDVCEYYKPPYPDYAPVGMPDFDQKQNGWMDPVGQRWSHCGPVALANCLWWFDSKFETGTVPPPTYSDHYPLVTSYASMLPLWDDHAPQNVIPFVDSLALYCGTNMMPQPGTFIHGLVAGAANWIAKAGLASDYTVSLLPLDLPGAIDSVRKEVLRSQDVILLLGFWEINPADPGGCHRVGGHYVTVAGVCTTEVAICISDPWLDHNEGEPPAGSAHGSAVHNDAQFISGPHGTMDHDKYSIGAVSALCAASPFRAQVRDYPMTGSDIFMFQGMNNGDIPSQPYTGGQIITVAEYAVIICPAHVCDCRPGDADGSGMITISDAVYLINYIFAGGAAPTPYKLCSGDADCNCLVTISDAVYLINYIFAGGPAPCDCPTWLGICGPPLRK